In Rouxiella sp. WC2420, the following proteins share a genomic window:
- a CDS encoding pentapeptide repeat-containing protein, producing MSDYTAETLVQAIKRGEIIENAQLDAVTLCGLDLSGGCFIEVNFTAANFSGSNLHDTQFNECSLNGAIFTQANLIETLFNQCSMTGAMFADCVFRDCLFNQCRLEESDFDSTIHLNTQFNEGSLEESRFTFASLEKSGFIDTSLLGADFSDVDCQQGTFMNLDLRKTTMRDSQFVRGVFFRCDHRENRYHGQDFTGSQFTENQLDRVDFSNARLVQCNFSQASLQHANLSGVNAAQTLFPNANLQHAICTGGFFDRAIFSAANVQHCDFSHSHLFQAVMQNCQASGARFNQCDLGNSDFSNADVSHADFRDARFNRSRFHRAEQEKTQFSSRSGIIEKDAALFAAEEWRSSVGPASANHKL from the coding sequence ATGAGTGACTACACCGCCGAGACTCTGGTGCAGGCTATCAAGCGCGGCGAAATCATTGAAAATGCCCAGTTGGACGCGGTAACACTCTGCGGGCTGGACTTGTCAGGTGGCTGTTTTATCGAAGTTAATTTTACTGCCGCCAATTTCAGCGGCAGTAACCTGCATGACACTCAATTTAATGAATGCTCGCTGAACGGCGCGATTTTTACCCAGGCGAATCTGATAGAAACGCTTTTTAACCAGTGCAGCATGACTGGCGCGATGTTCGCTGACTGCGTTTTTCGAGATTGCCTGTTTAACCAGTGCCGGCTTGAAGAAAGCGATTTTGATTCGACCATTCATTTAAATACCCAGTTTAACGAGGGGTCGCTGGAAGAAAGCCGCTTTACCTTCGCCAGTCTGGAAAAAAGCGGTTTTATAGACACTTCGCTGCTGGGGGCTGATTTTAGCGATGTCGACTGCCAGCAAGGCACGTTTATGAATCTCGACCTGCGAAAAACCACGATGCGCGACAGCCAATTTGTACGCGGGGTATTTTTTCGCTGCGACCATCGTGAAAACCGCTATCACGGGCAGGATTTTACCGGCAGCCAGTTCACCGAGAACCAGCTGGATCGCGTGGATTTCAGTAACGCCAGACTGGTGCAATGTAATTTCAGTCAGGCCTCGTTGCAACATGCCAATCTTAGCGGCGTCAATGCGGCACAAACGCTGTTTCCCAATGCCAATCTGCAACATGCGATTTGTACGGGTGGATTTTTTGATCGCGCCATTTTCTCGGCCGCAAATGTGCAGCACTGTGATTTCAGCCACAGCCACCTTTTTCAGGCAGTGATGCAAAACTGTCAGGCCAGCGGTGCCCGTTTCAATCAATGCGACTTAGGCAACAGCGATTTTTCCAATGCTGACGTCAGCCACGCTGATTTTCGCGATGCGCGTTTCAACCGCAGCCGTTTTCATCGTGCCGAACAGGAAAAAACACAATTCTCATCACGCAGCGGCATTATCGAAAAAGATGCAGCGCTGTTTGCCGCCGAAGAGTGGCGCAGCAGTGTCGGCCCTGCTTCCGCAAATCACAAACTTTAG
- a CDS encoding DUF2169 domain-containing protein, whose product MKIIKPLRLGLIQRPYRWQRQHHLGVSVLALADMSANPQLRPDQELWQLAAEELQFSGGVLDFGLPKTHAEFLATGFAWPDPQQRDSHQCVARIQVGELGKALKVSGDRLWQEGRPSKPQPFESIPLDWAHAFGGPAYAENPQGMGFTAEGEASEELPPLPNVERLSQPITAPHDTPVPATFDALALTLPRRTQLMGQQYDDEWQQHEYPGFARDTDWRAFNNADSDQWFEQPELPVGAPWRIENMHPQFPVLEGNLPLWQARCFMQRQRHDGVLFEEITLRGTTVHFFPHRQQMVLIWHGSARISEDDAADVLTLMPALEQRGKSRSPNHYRKVLQQRTESEHAILLSYREKDLLPENAIGAWGDMELPLQHSPMQNNILNRENAVREQQRQRLARQGIDIDELIPVSQKPGPKPDEDLYDYILRQELEAEASHERLASQYDQALERGEGVVPENKDLPGGAENYRRQQQMLHNNRQQLGVSDKKFSQSEQAIYQTYLMSAQHQNAPPRPQEAESLLQRQRAQAIMDDDRDFSGLDFTAADLSGMDLRGADFSTALLENVDFSHSQLDECDFRNAVLVRAELHHTSAKASLFDGANFSLAQCYHSDFSGSSLKDIQLEDAQLEHCIFDNAIISELIINKATLANCRFHQAEIDQCLLMQLKLEGMDFSRATIKQTSFVECHFDRLNLQKTTLLGVTLVTCVAPQANFFAARLTHCAVVSDSQLLAANFSHTQLVECNFRQQMLHQADFSRAILNNCDFSEASLQQAKMLEIKAADCLFIRTDFQGAALTGSSLIGAIMQKSNLTGCDLRGCNLFRADLSQSLTEGGTLFDDAYTEGIKTLPRRDKEQI is encoded by the coding sequence ATGAAAATTATAAAACCATTGCGTCTGGGATTGATTCAACGTCCTTACCGCTGGCAGCGCCAGCACCACTTGGGGGTTTCAGTGCTGGCTTTGGCCGATATGAGCGCTAACCCTCAGCTGCGTCCCGATCAGGAATTATGGCAACTTGCGGCAGAAGAATTGCAATTTAGCGGCGGTGTTTTAGATTTCGGCTTACCCAAAACTCACGCTGAATTTCTGGCTACCGGCTTTGCGTGGCCCGATCCCCAGCAGCGAGACAGCCATCAGTGTGTCGCCCGCATTCAAGTGGGGGAGCTCGGCAAAGCGCTGAAAGTCAGCGGCGATCGTCTCTGGCAAGAGGGTCGCCCGAGCAAACCCCAGCCGTTTGAAAGTATTCCTTTGGACTGGGCGCACGCTTTTGGTGGCCCGGCATACGCAGAAAACCCACAGGGAATGGGATTTACAGCTGAGGGAGAAGCGAGTGAAGAATTACCTCCTCTGCCCAACGTGGAAAGACTTTCGCAGCCCATCACCGCGCCGCATGATACCCCTGTTCCTGCAACTTTTGATGCGCTGGCGCTAACGCTGCCCCGGCGTACACAGCTGATGGGCCAACAGTATGACGACGAATGGCAGCAGCATGAATATCCCGGTTTTGCCCGCGATACTGACTGGCGAGCATTCAATAATGCCGACAGCGATCAGTGGTTTGAACAGCCGGAACTGCCAGTCGGGGCGCCGTGGCGAATAGAAAATATGCACCCGCAGTTTCCCGTTCTTGAAGGCAATTTGCCGCTGTGGCAGGCGCGCTGCTTTATGCAGCGCCAACGCCATGACGGGGTATTGTTTGAAGAAATTACTCTGCGCGGCACCACGGTTCATTTCTTTCCACATCGCCAGCAGATGGTGCTGATTTGGCACGGCAGCGCGCGCATCAGCGAGGATGACGCCGCCGATGTTTTAACTCTGATGCCTGCTTTGGAGCAGCGAGGAAAGTCCCGTTCTCCCAATCATTATCGCAAAGTTTTACAGCAGCGTACCGAGTCTGAACATGCCATTCTGCTGAGTTATCGCGAAAAAGATTTATTGCCTGAAAACGCCATTGGGGCCTGGGGCGACATGGAATTACCGCTGCAACACAGCCCGATGCAAAACAATATTCTTAACCGTGAAAATGCAGTACGCGAGCAGCAGCGCCAACGTCTCGCCCGACAAGGCATCGATATCGACGAGCTAATACCCGTATCGCAAAAACCGGGCCCCAAGCCTGATGAAGACTTGTATGACTACATTCTGCGCCAGGAGCTTGAGGCTGAAGCCAGCCATGAAAGGCTGGCGTCGCAGTATGATCAGGCGCTGGAGCGCGGTGAAGGTGTGGTACCGGAAAACAAAGACTTGCCGGGGGGGGCCGAAAACTATCGTCGACAGCAACAGATGCTGCACAACAATCGTCAACAGCTCGGCGTCAGTGATAAAAAATTCTCGCAGAGCGAGCAGGCGATTTACCAGACCTATCTGATGTCGGCGCAGCACCAAAACGCGCCACCTCGGCCACAGGAAGCGGAGTCACTGCTGCAACGCCAGCGTGCGCAGGCGATTATGGATGATGACCGCGATTTTAGCGGCCTCGATTTCACCGCCGCTGATTTGTCGGGTATGGACTTGCGCGGTGCCGATTTTTCAACGGCACTGCTGGAAAATGTCGATTTTAGCCACAGCCAGCTTGATGAATGTGATTTCCGCAATGCGGTGCTGGTTCGTGCCGAATTGCACCACACGTCGGCAAAAGCGTCGCTATTCGATGGGGCAAATTTCTCGTTGGCGCAGTGTTATCACAGTGATTTCTCGGGTTCGAGCCTCAAGGACATTCAGCTCGAAGATGCTCAACTCGAGCACTGTATTTTCGACAACGCGATAATTAGCGAGCTGATCATCAACAAAGCGACGCTGGCGAACTGTCGTTTTCATCAAGCAGAGATCGATCAGTGCCTACTGATGCAGCTTAAGCTCGAAGGTATGGACTTTAGCCGCGCCACGATTAAACAAACGTCTTTTGTGGAATGCCATTTCGATAGGTTAAACCTGCAAAAAACCACCTTACTCGGCGTCACGTTAGTGACTTGTGTAGCGCCTCAGGCCAACTTTTTCGCCGCCAGGCTGACTCACTGCGCCGTCGTTTCCGATAGCCAACTGTTGGCCGCCAATTTTAGCCATACGCAGTTGGTTGAGTGTAATTTTCGTCAACAGATGCTGCATCAGGCTGATTTCTCCCGGGCAATACTGAACAACTGTGATTTTAGCGAAGCCTCGCTGCAGCAGGCAAAAATGCTGGAGATCAAGGCAGCAGACTGCCTGTTTATCCGCACCGATTTTCAGGGCGCGGCACTCACCGGCAGCTCGCTGATTGGCGCAATCATGCAGAAAAGCAATCTCACCGGCTGCGATCTGCGCGGCTGCAATCTGTTTCGCGCCGACCTGTCGCAGTCGCTCACCGAGGGCGGCACATTGTTTGACGATGCCTATACCGAAGGGATCAAAACCCTACCGCGCCGCGACAAGGAGCAGATATGA